A genomic region of Prionailurus bengalensis isolate Pbe53 chromosome D1, Fcat_Pben_1.1_paternal_pri, whole genome shotgun sequence contains the following coding sequences:
- the LOC122482508 gene encoding olfactory receptor 8B3-like yields the protein MAPGNGSFVTEFILVGLTDLPDLQLPLFCLFLVMYVVTVLGNSGLITLLGLNSHLHTPMYFFLFNLSFIDLCYSSVFTPKMLTNFVSKKNIISYRGCMTQLYFFCFFAISECYVLTSMAYDRYVAICNPLLYNVVMSPKVCSSLMLGSYLMAFSGAVAHTGSMLRLTFCDANTINHYLCDILPVLQLSCTSTYVNELVVFIVVGINIIVPSVTIFVSYSCILSSILRISSTEGRSKAFSTCSSHIIAVSLFFGSCAFMYLKPSSAGSMDEGKISSVFYTNVVSMMNPLIYSLRNKDVKLALRKVLSRR from the coding sequence ATGGCTCCTGGAAATGGTTCTTTTGTGACTGAATTCATTCTGGTGGGGCTAACAGACCTACCAGATCTCCAGCTCCCTCTGTTCTGCCTGTTTCTAGTCATGTATGTGGTCACTGTGTTAGGAAATTCGGGCTTGATAACTCTACTTGGACTGAATTCACACCTACACACCCCAATGTACTTTTTCCTCTTCAATTTGTCCTTCATAGACCTCTGCTATTCTTCTGTGTTTACACCCAAAATGCTGACTAACTTtgtatcaaagaaaaatattatctccTACAGGGGGTGCATGACCCAgctttactttttctgtttttttgctatttctgAATGCTATGTGTTGACATCAATGGCCTATgatcgctatgtggccatctgtaaCCCACTTTTGTATAATGTTGTCATGTCCCCTAAAGTGTGTTCCAGCCTTATGCTTGGTTCATATTTGATGGCATTTTCGGGTGCTGTGGCTCACACAGGAAGCATGCTGAGACTGACCTTCTGTGATGCAAACACCATCAACCATTATTTGTGTGACATCCTCCCTGTGCTCCAGCTTTCCTGCACAAGCACCTATGTAAATGAACTGGTGGTTTTCATCGTGGTGGGCATCAACATCATTGTGCCCAGTGTCACCATCTTTGTGTCTTATAGttgcatcctctccagcatcctcCGCATCAGCTCCACTGAGGGCAGGTCCAAAGCGTTCAGCACCTGTAGTTCCCACATAATTGCTGTTTCCTTGTTCTTTGGATCATGTGCATTTATGTATCTTAAACCATCTTCTGCTGGGTCTATGGATGAGGGGAAAATCTCTTCTGTCTTTTATACCAATGTGGTTTCCATGATGAACCCTTTAATCTatagtttaagaaacaaagatgttAAACTTGCCCTGAGGAAAGTCCTGAGTAGGAGATAG